A genome region from Candidatus Neptunochlamydia vexilliferae includes the following:
- a CDS encoding type II secretion system protein, whose protein sequence is MERRYFTIMEVLLTIALIALVGSVLLFQAKPMLDHYRFTHSMGQLKRELTLSRRIARIAAADVEFSIKEKKGGGLECVRETDEPLTLPLMFDSTITIPYLHLEGREIKIIFTPSGAAFDDPVLTLSLYNQKEILRL, encoded by the coding sequence TTGGAGCGACGATACTTCACAATAATGGAAGTCCTTCTAACCATCGCCTTGATTGCTTTGGTCGGGAGTGTCCTCTTATTTCAAGCAAAGCCGATGCTTGACCACTACCGCTTTACCCATAGTATGGGGCAGCTCAAAAGAGAGCTGACCCTTTCGAGGCGGATTGCCCGGATTGCCGCAGCTGATGTGGAATTTTCTATTAAGGAAAAAAAGGGGGGAGGGCTTGAGTGTGTTCGGGAGACCGATGAGCCCTTGACCCTACCCCTTATGTTCGATTCAACCATTACGATTCCCTACCTTCACCTAGAGGGAAGGGAGATAAAGATCATCTTTACCCCTAGTGGGGCCGCTTTTGATGACCCAGTCCTTACCCTCTCTCTTTACAATCAAAAAGAAATTCTCCGTCTGTAA
- a CDS encoding prepilin-type N-terminal cleavage/methylation domain-containing protein: protein MKKRYAMTLLEIMIVIFIIGIITSVIGYNMRGSLDKGKAFKTKQGVNKLYEIVQLQDAQGDGLKKSDQEKDGKLADQVKNLLESSGLVRKSSELMKDGWGNLYEFDIVGGDLRATSKKYDEYCDKENIKDRYPWSDDTSQ from the coding sequence ATGAAAAAACGATATGCAATGACCCTTTTAGAGATCATGATCGTGATCTTTATCATTGGAATCATCACGAGTGTGATTGGTTACAACATGCGGGGAAGTCTCGATAAGGGAAAAGCGTTTAAGACGAAGCAAGGGGTGAATAAGCTGTATGAGATTGTCCAGCTTCAAGATGCGCAAGGTGACGGCCTTAAAAAAAGTGATCAAGAAAAAGATGGAAAGTTGGCAGATCAGGTGAAAAATCTTCTTGAAAGTTCTGGGCTTGTCCGTAAATCTAGCGAGCTGATGAAGGATGGGTGGGGAAATCTCTATGAGTTTGATATTGTAGGAGGAGACCTTCGCGCGACTTCTAAAAAGTATGATGAGTACTGCGATAAGGAAAACATTAAGGATCGGTATCCTTGGAGCGACGATACTTCACAATAA
- a CDS encoding type II secretion system F family protein — protein MTLYQYTALSPEGRRIMGMINADSIDLAKERLRKEQVLVTKLATYTKRGKELTISGSLLIGFTRDLHVLLRAGLPLYDSLLTLEEKYRRTKLHPIFLDLCDQVKEGRCFSKALEDYPRIFDPIYLSMVQAGEESGSLEQSFRELEILIGREQSLKKKLSSAMIYPAFLGSFCLIVIGVLLFFLIPSMSELFEDRSLHPMTQTLLSLSHFLNRHALPIFITLASIILGGVFLVRHPKGKEKVKEMMLHVPVVKRLYIETVMARFCRVFAILFKGGVAMIECLRLSKRVMKHPSFEKEVTRAEVKVLEGKRLSEEFQKSPLFPSLVIRMLAIAEESGRVAEMMGHLSDIYEEDIEKSLSRFTTLLQPVMLLFLGVVVAIILLAVLLPLTDVSSILT, from the coding sequence ATGACATTGTATCAATATACAGCTCTTTCTCCTGAAGGACGGCGGATCATGGGAATGATCAATGCCGACTCGATTGACTTAGCGAAAGAAAGGCTCCGGAAAGAGCAAGTCCTTGTCACCAAGCTTGCGACTTACACAAAAAGGGGGAAAGAACTCACCATTTCGGGTTCCCTTCTTATTGGGTTTACAAGGGATTTACATGTTCTTTTGCGGGCGGGGCTTCCCCTTTATGATAGCTTGCTTACCTTGGAAGAAAAGTATCGCCGCACCAAACTCCATCCCATTTTTTTGGATCTTTGTGACCAGGTCAAGGAGGGGCGCTGCTTTTCTAAAGCGCTTGAGGATTACCCGCGGATTTTTGATCCGATCTATCTGTCGATGGTTCAAGCAGGGGAGGAATCGGGAAGTTTGGAACAAAGTTTTCGAGAGTTAGAGATTTTGATTGGACGCGAGCAATCCCTTAAAAAGAAGCTTTCTTCGGCGATGATTTACCCGGCTTTTTTAGGAAGTTTTTGCCTCATTGTGATTGGGGTCTTGCTTTTCTTCCTCATCCCTTCGATGAGTGAGCTTTTTGAAGATCGCTCCCTCCATCCCATGACGCAAACCCTTCTTTCGCTGAGCCATTTTTTAAACCGACATGCCCTCCCCATCTTTATCACCCTTGCATCAATCATCCTTGGTGGTGTATTTTTAGTCCGCCACCCAAAAGGGAAGGAGAAAGTGAAAGAGATGATGCTCCATGTGCCAGTTGTAAAGCGGCTTTACATTGAGACGGTGATGGCTCGCTTTTGTCGGGTGTTTGCAATTCTTTTTAAGGGAGGGGTTGCGATGATTGAGTGCTTGCGCCTTTCGAAAAGGGTGATGAAGCACCCCTCTTTTGAAAAGGAGGTGACACGCGCAGAGGTGAAGGTTCTTGAAGGAAAGCGTCTTTCTGAAGAGTTCCAAAAGTCTCCCCTTTTTCCCTCTCTTGTGATTCGGATGCTTGCGATTGCGGAGGAATCAGGGCGGGTGGCAGAGATGATGGGCCATCTGTCTGATATTTATGAAGAAGATATTGAAAAGAGTCTTTCCCGCTTTACAACTCTTCTCCAACCGGTGATGCTCCTCTTTTTAGGTGTTGTGGTTGCGATTATTCTTTTGGCGGTTCTTCTTCCGCTCACCGATGTCAGTTCAATATTAACGTAA
- the gspE gene encoding type II secretion system ATPase GspE encodes MDDYLLADRFGLESIYDLSKCPFVEKRVHRLPYAFVKEKLALPIDEREGKLLVAICHPYDLEAVEEIRCITGLEVEEIYCPQEELEDAIEKCYHQGEKEASQFIEGLKKEGEASALQEREDEYDLLDKQDNSPVIRLLNMVLTEAIQQGASDIHFEPLEKEMVIRYRIDGVLQFRHAPPPELSKQLLTRVKVMAKMDIAEQRLPQDGRIKLAMGGRQIDFRASTVPVVYGERIVLRILDKGNVVLGLDAIGMGKETLEAFQKYTGQNQGIVLVTGPTGSGKTTTLYSAVSEIHSEEVNVMTIEDPVEYKLPGIAQIGVNPKIDLTFSKGLRHILRQDPDVIMVGEIRDKETAEIAIQSSLTGHLVLSTLHTNDAPSALTRLVDMGIEPYLLSSSVLAVLAQRLVRRVCENCKESYEPTAQELEDLGLKGGKLCRGKGCKECFGSGYRGRVGIYELMPVTGEIKRQLLASADANALQKTAMEMGMATLRSEGGKLAGEGITSTAEVLRVTRQI; translated from the coding sequence ATGGATGATTATTTGCTTGCAGATCGTTTTGGACTCGAGTCGATTTACGACCTTTCCAAGTGTCCCTTTGTTGAAAAAAGGGTGCACCGTCTCCCATATGCTTTTGTAAAGGAAAAGCTCGCCCTTCCTATTGATGAGAGGGAGGGAAAGCTCCTTGTTGCCATTTGTCACCCCTATGATTTGGAGGCGGTTGAGGAAATTCGGTGCATCACAGGCTTGGAGGTGGAGGAGATCTACTGTCCTCAGGAAGAACTCGAGGATGCCATTGAAAAATGCTACCACCAAGGAGAAAAAGAAGCCTCCCAATTTATTGAAGGGCTCAAAAAAGAAGGGGAGGCGTCGGCTTTACAAGAAAGGGAAGATGAGTATGACCTTTTAGATAAGCAAGACAACTCTCCTGTTATCCGTCTTCTCAACATGGTTTTAACCGAGGCGATCCAGCAAGGGGCTTCCGATATCCACTTTGAACCGCTAGAAAAAGAGATGGTCATCCGCTACCGGATTGATGGGGTATTGCAGTTTCGTCATGCTCCCCCTCCTGAACTTTCGAAGCAGCTCCTAACACGGGTCAAGGTGATGGCTAAGATGGACATTGCGGAGCAACGCCTTCCCCAAGATGGGCGGATCAAGCTAGCGATGGGGGGGCGGCAAATCGATTTTCGGGCAAGTACCGTTCCTGTCGTTTATGGAGAGAGAATTGTTTTACGGATTCTTGATAAGGGCAATGTTGTCCTTGGGCTGGATGCGATTGGTATGGGGAAAGAAACACTTGAGGCATTTCAAAAGTATACCGGTCAGAACCAGGGGATTGTCTTGGTAACCGGCCCGACAGGAAGTGGTAAGACAACCACCCTGTATAGCGCGGTGAGCGAAATTCACTCGGAAGAGGTGAATGTCATGACGATTGAGGATCCTGTCGAATACAAACTTCCGGGGATTGCCCAAATCGGTGTAAACCCAAAGATCGACCTCACTTTTTCCAAGGGACTTCGCCATATTTTAAGGCAAGATCCCGATGTCATTATGGTTGGGGAGATCCGTGATAAGGAGACGGCAGAAATTGCCATTCAATCTTCTCTAACAGGTCACTTGGTTTTAAGCACCCTCCATACCAACGATGCTCCTTCTGCCCTTACTCGCCTTGTCGACATGGGGATTGAACCTTATCTCCTTTCCTCTTCGGTCTTGGCTGTGTTAGCTCAGCGGCTCGTCCGTCGGGTTTGTGAAAATTGTAAGGAAAGTTATGAGCCAACAGCGCAAGAGCTTGAAGACCTTGGGCTGAAAGGGGGAAAGCTTTGTCGAGGAAAGGGGTGTAAGGAATGTTTTGGCTCTGGCTATCGAGGACGGGTGGGGATTTATGAGTTGATGCCGGTGACGGGAGAGATCAAGCGGCAACTTTTAGCAAGTGCTGATGCCAATGCGCTGCAGAAAACGGCGATGGAAATGGGGATGGCAACTCTAAGGAGTGAAGGAGGAAAGTTAGCTGGGGAAGGGATCACCTCAACGGCCGAAGTGCTTCGGGTAACAAGGCAAATTTAG
- a CDS encoding ATP-binding protein, whose amino-acid sequence MKKLPIGVQSIREILEEDQVYVDKTMFAKELITTGKHYFISRPRRFGKSLFLNTLEEILSGNKESFKGCKIYGSGYDWRKYPVLYLDFSKIANRTPDKLQIALQVRLEIIAKEHDISIITTDIQVALDTLVVGLSNKYKRKVAVLIDEYDKPIIDHLEDLDVARNNRDILKDFFGTIKSLDKHLKFTFITGISKFSRVSLFSALNNLNDITMDPKYAGMMGYTEEELRITFQDYIQNIADERSQQGSLVTEENVRDEVRNWYNGYRFSKSDTCVYNPFSTLNFMSKKESAGYWYTTGTPSFLINQLKKHPGSMISLDRTTARGDELMDISSLEEIDLKALMYQAGYFTIKNYNSTSKRYHLSLPNEEVRTAFMNSLVKHFTNNVDVQSSEKFVKALEKHHVGILFDHMKIGLSSFAYQVFAGAKERTYQAMLLSMLHGMGFDPLSERATNTGRIDVVLEMPKTTYILELKLDGSADKALKQIHEKQYFLPYTRKGKEIAIIGANFSSEARNVSEWKGELLSESGEKIRDLFPEEGHR is encoded by the coding sequence ATGAAAAAATTACCGATTGGTGTCCAAAGTATCCGTGAAATCCTTGAAGAAGATCAAGTTTACGTTGATAAAACAATGTTTGCTAAGGAGTTAATAACAACAGGAAAGCATTATTTTATATCTCGTCCTAGAAGGTTCGGAAAATCTTTATTTCTTAATACTTTAGAAGAAATTCTTAGTGGCAATAAAGAGTCTTTTAAGGGCTGTAAGATCTATGGGAGCGGCTATGATTGGCGAAAATATCCAGTTCTATATTTAGATTTTTCAAAAATAGCGAATAGAACTCCCGACAAGCTTCAAATAGCTTTGCAGGTAAGGCTGGAGATTATCGCTAAAGAGCATGATATTTCTATTATTACAACCGATATCCAAGTTGCATTGGATACATTAGTTGTTGGGCTATCAAATAAGTATAAGAGAAAAGTAGCAGTGCTAATCGATGAGTATGATAAGCCTATCATAGACCATTTAGAAGATCTTGATGTTGCTAGAAATAATAGAGATATCCTTAAAGACTTTTTTGGAACAATCAAAAGTTTAGACAAACACTTAAAGTTCACATTTATAACCGGTATTAGTAAATTTTCTCGGGTTTCTCTTTTTTCTGCTCTTAATAATTTAAACGACATTACGATGGATCCCAAGTATGCAGGAATGATGGGGTATACCGAAGAAGAATTAAGAATCACTTTTCAAGATTATATTCAAAACATTGCTGATGAGAGGAGTCAACAGGGGAGTTTAGTAACAGAAGAAAACGTCAGAGACGAAGTGCGAAACTGGTATAACGGCTATCGATTTTCAAAAAGTGATACCTGTGTTTATAACCCCTTTTCTACGCTTAATTTTATGAGTAAAAAAGAGTCCGCGGGGTATTGGTATACTACAGGAACCCCGTCCTTTCTGATTAATCAGCTCAAAAAACATCCTGGGTCTATGATCTCTCTCGACAGAACAACAGCAAGGGGTGATGAGTTGATGGATATCAGCTCTTTAGAAGAAATCGATTTAAAAGCTTTGATGTATCAAGCCGGATATTTTACTATCAAAAACTACAACTCCACCTCAAAGCGTTACCATTTAAGCCTTCCTAATGAAGAAGTACGAACGGCTTTCATGAACTCTCTTGTCAAGCACTTTACAAACAATGTAGATGTGCAGTCCTCAGAAAAATTCGTAAAAGCGTTGGAAAAGCATCACGTGGGTATTCTCTTCGATCACATGAAGATCGGGCTTTCTAGCTTCGCATATCAAGTCTTTGCAGGGGCCAAAGAGCGCACCTACCAAGCAATGCTCTTATCAATGCTACATGGTATGGGGTTTGATCCGTTATCAGAGCGAGCGACAAATACAGGGCGAATAGATGTTGTGCTAGAGATGCCAAAAACAACTTATATTCTTGAACTTAAACTTGACGGCTCTGCTGATAAAGCTCTAAAGCAAATCCATGAAAAACAGTACTTTTTGCCCTATACCCGTAAAGGAAAAGAAATAGCAATTATAGGAGCCAACTTTTCTTCAGAGGCGCGCAATGTATCTGAGTGGAAAGGAGAGCTTCTATCTGAGTCCGGAGAAAAAATTCGAGATCTTTTTCCTGAAGAAGGCCACCGATAG
- a CDS encoding AAA family ATPase, whose product MAEQKIIGRKKELKALKTIYNSGESEFLAVYGRRRVGKTYLIREFFKNKGTYFELTGQKEGTLAEQLENFATVFSETFFEGMSVKRPKSWKKAFALLTKQLDKLPKGKKCILFFDELPWLARARSGFVQALDYYWNRYWSSRRNLILIVCGSAASWMLDHLINAKGGLYNRLTRVILLRPYTLGETLDYLNAKGVRCTDKQLCNLYMVFGGIPYYLKQVSKGMSVAQAINRVCFQKEGLLYSEFDRLFKSLFDGAEVHHKIVKAVSKSRKGISRDALIKEVGATTGGTFKKRLFELEAAGFIQSYIPYGNKRKEQFYRIIDEYVFFYLHWISPLKKRGVEGGKSYWQAKAKTPKAVAWMGYAFETLCLKHVDQIKEALELDAIACETGSWRYLPKEGSRDQGAQVDLLFDRDDGIITLCEIKFSEKVFTVDKACAKELAKKLTVFEKYFKTNKQVQLAMITFAGMKDSIWSEDLIDQDMIFEELF is encoded by the coding sequence ATGGCAGAACAGAAAATTATCGGAAGAAAGAAAGAATTAAAAGCGCTTAAGACGATTTACAACTCCGGAGAATCAGAGTTTTTAGCTGTCTACGGAAGGCGGCGTGTTGGGAAAACTTACTTAATTAGAGAGTTCTTTAAGAATAAGGGAACTTATTTCGAGTTAACAGGGCAGAAAGAGGGAACTCTGGCCGAACAACTAGAGAACTTTGCAACCGTTTTTTCGGAAACCTTTTTTGAGGGGATGTCCGTAAAAAGACCTAAAAGTTGGAAAAAAGCCTTTGCTCTTCTCACAAAACAACTCGACAAGCTTCCTAAAGGAAAAAAATGCATTTTATTTTTCGATGAACTTCCATGGCTTGCAAGGGCGCGCTCAGGTTTCGTTCAGGCTCTCGACTACTACTGGAATCGCTATTGGAGCTCGAGGAGAAATCTCATTTTAATCGTTTGTGGGTCGGCAGCGTCCTGGATGCTTGATCATCTCATCAATGCTAAGGGGGGACTCTATAACCGATTGACGCGTGTCATTTTACTTCGCCCCTATACCTTAGGAGAGACGCTAGACTACTTAAATGCAAAAGGGGTGCGATGTACCGATAAACAGCTCTGCAACCTTTATATGGTATTTGGGGGGATTCCTTACTACTTAAAGCAAGTTTCCAAGGGAATGTCAGTAGCTCAAGCGATTAACCGAGTCTGCTTCCAAAAAGAGGGTCTTCTTTACTCAGAGTTTGACCGTCTTTTTAAATCTCTTTTTGATGGGGCAGAGGTTCATCATAAAATTGTTAAAGCAGTTTCAAAAAGTCGGAAGGGGATTTCAAGAGATGCTTTAATTAAGGAAGTCGGGGCCACAACAGGAGGAACATTTAAGAAGAGACTTTTCGAACTCGAAGCTGCAGGTTTCATCCAATCCTATATCCCTTATGGTAACAAGCGAAAAGAGCAGTTTTATCGGATCATTGATGAATATGTGTTCTTTTACCTACACTGGATCTCTCCCCTAAAGAAGCGAGGTGTTGAAGGAGGAAAATCCTATTGGCAGGCCAAAGCAAAAACCCCTAAAGCGGTTGCCTGGATGGGGTATGCCTTTGAAACTCTTTGCTTAAAACATGTCGATCAAATTAAGGAAGCTCTCGAGCTCGATGCCATTGCTTGCGAAACAGGAAGCTGGCGTTACCTTCCCAAGGAGGGAAGTCGTGATCAAGGGGCACAAGTCGATCTTCTCTTTGACCGCGACGATGGGATCATCACCCTTTGTGAGATCAAATTTTCTGAAAAGGTCTTTACTGTTGATAAGGCTTGCGCCAAAGAACTTGCCAAAAAGCTCACCGTCTTTGAGAAATACTTCAAGACAAACAAACAAGTTCAGCTGGCAATGATCACCTTTGCGGGAATGAAAGACTCAATCTGGTCCGAAGATCTTATCGATCAGGATATGATCTTCGAAGAGCTTTTTTGA
- a CDS encoding glutamine amidotransferase-related protein, whose translation MSISAVGKQSTNNVPLAFNKKGVIINNGASSLIELKSLFEIKDIISCEAFKSELYKDTIEKIKKYDYIVLSGSSKHDAWDKRFEGQKKFIRETNKPIFGVCLGHQIIASAFNQENRVVHRFSDLKREWKEELLRKKSIAINFSFPYLADNFPSLKGRYLRFYHGYYVSSNLSNLRVLQTCKDEKTGEIYALFIQHKSRKVFSTQGHPEYIDREYNDISLGKDLVNAVFLEWFGSSNTLYK comes from the coding sequence ATGAGCATAAGCGCAGTTGGAAAGCAATCAACAAATAATGTACCTTTGGCCTTTAATAAAAAAGGTGTAATTATCAATAATGGAGCATCCAGTCTAATAGAGCTGAAAAGTCTTTTTGAAATTAAAGATATTATTAGCTGTGAGGCATTTAAAAGTGAATTATATAAAGACACGATTGAGAAGATAAAAAAATATGATTATATTGTTTTGTCTGGTAGCTCAAAGCATGATGCTTGGGATAAAAGATTTGAGGGTCAAAAGAAATTTATTCGTGAGACAAACAAGCCTATTTTTGGAGTCTGCTTAGGTCATCAGATTATTGCTAGTGCCTTTAATCAAGAGAACCGAGTTGTTCATAGATTTTCCGACCTTAAAAGAGAATGGAAAGAAGAGCTATTGAGAAAAAAATCGATCGCTATAAACTTTAGCTTTCCTTATTTGGCAGATAATTTCCCTTCACTAAAAGGTAGATACTTACGTTTTTACCATGGTTATTATGTCTCTAGTAATCTTTCAAATCTACGAGTGCTTCAAACCTGTAAGGATGAAAAAACAGGAGAAATCTATGCATTGTTTATTCAGCACAAATCTAGAAAGGTTTTTTCAACGCAGGGCCATCCAGAGTATATTGATCGAGAATACAATGACATATCGCTTGGAAAAGATTTAGTTAATGCTGTATTTCTAGAATGGTTTGGCTCCAGCAATACCCTGTATAAATGA